GCCGAAGGGCAGACCGACGAAAAAGTCGTCGATGTTGTGGCAGGTCTTGGTGATTTCCGGTGGCTGCAGGCCGAGCAGTTCGAACAACGCCTTGATGCCCAGAATCTCGTAGGAGCCGGGTGTCTCGACCGCCTCGTCGGGCGAGCTCAGACCGGTGGTCGACATCGCCTTGGCCATGTAGGACATCTGGCACATGTTCATCGAGCCCAGCCACTCGGGTCCTTCGTCGGTGCCGTCCGGCCGCAGTTCGCCGGCGACGATCAGGTGATCGGCGTCGTAAGGCTCGAACTCGCCGACGGTCATCAGGTTGTAACCGTTCTCGACGACCGAATCGCCGACCCGTTTACCGGAATTGCAGGCGCGTTCCGCCGAGGCGCGCACGTCGGCGTCGGCGTTCGGATCGTCCTTGGCTTCGCAGGCGGCGAAATAACCCATGGCGAAATCCGGGAAGTTGTCGCGCGAATTGTGGTTGCCCCAGAAATAGCCGGCGAAGGTGCCGAGCTGCGAAACCATGAAGGACGAGCAGCAGTTGGAAATGCGCAGGTAGTTGGGCATTTCCGCGAAGACAAAGGTCACCGCGTAGTCGGCCGGGTTCAGGATCGGCTCGATGTGGAAATAGGTGTCGGTCGGGTCGGCGCGCACGTTGTACACGCCGTCGGCGAAGAAGGCGTCGACGATTTCCGCCTCGAGGGAGGGATCGTACGCTTCGGCCGGATCGATGGGATCGCCGTCCTTGGTCCGCGTAATCGTGCCGGTCAGGCCGTCGATGTTGATGGTGAAACCGGGCCACCATTCGCGGCAGGTCAGGCCGGGGATGCCGGAGATTTCCTCGGCGACCGCCAACCCCTCGAACTGCCGGATCAGGGTCAAGGCCTGGTCGCGCCGGCCGAAATATTTATAGGCCTGGTAGACGTTGAACGCCGACCAGCCGAAGTCGTTGTTGTCCACGGGATGCAGCGCCACGTCGTAATTCGTGCCGCTTTTCGCGATGGCCGTCGAACCCAGCGTCATCGCGGGAACGACGTCGCCGACGAGCTTGAAGCGGTTGTAGGCCGGCAAAATGCGGGAAAGGCGTTCTTTGTAGTAAAGCCGGAACGCGTCCGCCTTGGCGTTCGGGTTTTCCCAGACCGTGAACGGCGTGGTGTCGTTGTCGTCATTGTCGTCGTTGTCGTTGTCGTTGTCGTCGTTGTCGTTGTCGTCGTTATCGTCGTTGTCATCGTCATTGTCGTCGTTGTCGTCATTGTCGTCATCGTCGTCGCCCGGCGGCGGCGTGAAATCATCGTTGTCGTCGTCGTCCGTCGTGCCCGGACGATCGTCGTCATCGTCGCCCGTGCTGCCGCAGCCGGCGAAAAACAACGCGAGAAGAACCAGAAGGGCGAATCCCCGGAAGATTTTTTTTCTCGACATGGCCGTTTCCTTGGATTTGGGTTGGCGTCATCCACAACCGCAGCCGGATTCGTCGCGGTCCGAATCGGCGGCCGACGATTGCCCATTCGGCGTATCATCGCCGTTATCGTTGTCGTTGTCATCATCGGATATCGCGTCGTCATCCGCGGCGTCGTCGTCGGTAGGCTGATAATCGGGATACCGGACGACGAAATTCCGTTCGTAGAGGTCGCCCAGCATCAGCCAGGGTGCGAGCCCGTAATACTCGCCCCGGGTCAAGTCCGCCCACGCCAGGCACTCGGCGCAGGGCGGGCGATGGAAAGTCTGCGTGTAGCCGCCCTCGTAGACGCGATAAAAAGCGAACCCTTGCGGGTATTCCTTGGTTGCCGGCGTCTCGACGTAGGGCACCCAGCCGGTGCGATCGTCGAAGTTGAGCCGCGCCCGGTGGCTGTGCCCGGCGAACAGGCCGACGAAATTCGGGTAGTTCGCCAGCAATTCGGTAAACTGCCGGCAATCGGCCGGATTCACCGCGTAAGCCAGCGCGCCGTGCAAGGCGAACGTGTGGTGGCTGAAAATCATCACGCGCCGACCGGCGTCGCGCGCATCATTTAATACATCCGCCAGCCAGGGGAATTGTTCGTCGGAGAGGTCGCCGCTGCCCAGTTCGTTGTTGGTGTCCAAGATGATGAACCGCAACGGGCCGTGGTCGAAGTAGTAATAGGTCGGGTCGATCCCGAGCACTTCCTTAAAATAGTCGTGCCCGTCGCGCGGGCGGTCGTGATTGCCGCGCGCATAATAAAGATCGGCGTCTAGTTCGCCGAAAATGGCCTGCGCGTCCGCGAATTGCTCGGCCTCGGCGGTCGAGGTGACGTCGCCTTTGTGAATGACGAAATCCGGCGCCAGCTCATTGATCGTCGCCACGGCCGCTTCGTTGGTGAAAAGCCAGTAGGGCCGGTCGGGATCGTCCCAGGTGAATCCAGGCGTCAACACCAGACCGCCGATGACGATCAGGCCGGCCGTTTCCTCGCCGACGTGCGTGTCGTTGAGCGTCACGAATGAAAAGAGGTAGTTGCCGGGCGGCGCTTGTTGCGTGTGAACCCAACCGGGCGAAAACGGATTTTCATCCGCGCTCGCCGGCGTG
This region of Myxococcales bacterium genomic DNA includes:
- a CDS encoding metallophosphoesterase family protein encodes the protein MLPFLALGAQVEYEELLSVSENGFAVAWKTDEPTLSILYYSADPDDLTPWEESAELTAMHLVWVDDLEPDTTYFYSTSLDTTPASADENPFSPGWVHTQQAPPGNYLFSFVTLNDTHVGEETAGLIVIGGLVLTPGFTWDDPDRPYWLFTNEAAVATINELAPDFVIHKGDVTSTAEAEQFADAQAIFGELDADLYYARGNHDRPRDGHDYFKEVLGIDPTYYYFDHGPLRFIILDTNNELGSGDLSDEQFPWLADVLNDARDAGRRVMIFSHHTFALHGALAYAVNPADCRQFTELLANYPNFVGLFAGHSHRARLNFDDRTGWVPYVETPATKEYPQGFAFYRVYEGGYTQTFHRPPCAECLAWADLTRGEYYGLAPWLMLGDLYERNFVVRYPDYQPTDDDAADDDAISDDDNDNDNGDDTPNGQSSAADSDRDESGCGCG